In a genomic window of Mycolicibacter heraklionensis:
- a CDS encoding ABC transporter ATP-binding protein, translating to MRPDNHWPAIEIRGLEKSFGQVKALDGLDLTVYGGEVHGFLGPNGAGKSTTIRILLGLVKADSGTVRLLGGDPWTDAVELHREIAYVPGDVTLWPALTGGEIIDLLARMRGGLDERRRDELIERFDLDPSKKARTYSKGNRQKVSLISAFSSHARLLVLDEPSTGLDPLMENVFQQCVAEASRRGATVLLSSHILAETETLCQRVTIIRAGRVVESGSLESLRHLRRTSIQADLMRDPGDLTRIPGVADVRYTGTVLHAQVDSASLAELIAVLGAAGVRSLTSQPPTLEELFLRHYDTVRV from the coding sequence ATGCGACCTGACAACCATTGGCCGGCAATCGAAATCCGCGGACTAGAGAAGAGCTTCGGCCAGGTCAAGGCGCTCGACGGACTGGACCTGACCGTCTACGGCGGCGAGGTGCACGGCTTCCTCGGCCCCAACGGCGCCGGCAAATCCACCACCATCCGCATCCTGCTGGGCCTGGTGAAGGCCGACAGTGGGACCGTGCGGCTGCTCGGCGGTGATCCCTGGACCGACGCGGTCGAGCTGCACCGCGAGATCGCCTACGTGCCAGGCGATGTCACCTTGTGGCCGGCATTGACCGGAGGCGAGATCATCGACCTGCTGGCGCGGATGCGCGGCGGCCTCGACGAGCGGCGCCGCGACGAGTTGATCGAGCGCTTCGACCTGGACCCGAGCAAGAAGGCCCGCACCTACTCCAAGGGCAACCGCCAGAAGGTCTCGCTGATCTCCGCCTTCTCCTCGCACGCCCGGCTGCTCGTGCTCGACGAGCCCAGCACCGGACTGGACCCCTTGATGGAGAACGTCTTCCAGCAATGCGTCGCCGAGGCGAGCCGGCGCGGCGCCACCGTTCTGCTGTCCAGCCACATTCTGGCCGAGACCGAGACCCTGTGCCAGCGGGTGACGATCATCCGGGCCGGGCGCGTGGTCGAAAGCGGCTCGCTGGAATCGCTGCGGCACCTGCGTCGCACCTCGATTCAGGCTGACCTGATGCGCGATCCCGGTGATCTGACCCGCATCCCGGGGGTCGCGGACGTGCGATACACCGGCACCGTGCTGCATGCGCAGGTCGACAGCGCCAGCCTCGCAGAGCTCATCGCGGTGCTCGGCGCAGCCGGCGTGCGCAGCCTCACCAGCCAACCACCGACGCTCGAAGAGCTGTTCCTGCGTCACTACGACACGGTCCGGGTATGA
- a CDS encoding TetR/AcrR family transcriptional regulator, with protein sequence MRSADLTATARIRDAAIEQFGRQGFGVSVRAIAEAAGVSAALVIHHFGSKEGLRKACDEFVAEEIRSGKSEAMRSADPGTWFAQMAEIESYAPMMAYLVRSMQSGGELANTLWRRMIDNAEGYLDEGVRAGTLKPSRDPKARARFLAINNGGGFLLYLQMHENPTDLRAVLRDYARDMILPALEIYTEGLMTDRTMYDAFLATEQGGTDAT encoded by the coding sequence ATGCGTTCAGCGGACTTGACGGCTACGGCGAGAATCCGCGATGCGGCCATCGAGCAGTTCGGGCGGCAGGGATTCGGTGTCAGCGTCCGGGCTATCGCCGAGGCCGCCGGAGTCAGCGCCGCTCTGGTCATCCACCACTTCGGCTCCAAAGAGGGGCTGCGCAAGGCCTGCGACGAGTTCGTCGCCGAAGAGATCCGCAGCGGTAAATCCGAGGCGATGCGCTCGGCTGACCCCGGAACCTGGTTCGCGCAGATGGCCGAAATCGAGTCCTATGCGCCGATGATGGCCTACCTGGTCCGCAGCATGCAGTCCGGCGGCGAGCTGGCAAACACGTTGTGGCGCAGGATGATAGACAACGCCGAAGGCTACCTCGACGAGGGCGTACGCGCCGGCACCCTCAAACCCAGCCGCGACCCCAAAGCCCGGGCCCGCTTCCTGGCCATCAACAACGGCGGCGGATTCCTGCTGTATCTGCAGATGCACGAGAACCCGACCGATCTGCGCGCCGTGCTGCGCGACTACGCGCGCGACATGATCTTGCCCGCGCTCGAGATCTACACCGAGGGCCTGATGACCGACCGCACCATGTACGACGCTTTCCTGGCGACCGAACAAGGGGGAACGGATGCGACCTGA
- a CDS encoding O-methyltransferase, whose protein sequence is MASTDDTPGEPPRSRADALLAHAEDSMTEDAVLAAARDRAGEIGVGSISAAVGALLSLLTKLSGGKAVVEVGTGAGVSGLWLLSGMGEDGVLTTIDIEPEHQRTAKQAFGDAGIGPGRTRFISGRAQEVLTRLADESYDLVFVDADPIDQPGYVLEAVRLLRPGGVVVVHRAALGGRAGDPAANDAEVLAVREAARLIAVDERLTPALIPLGDGLLAAVRD, encoded by the coding sequence ATGGCCAGCACCGACGACACTCCCGGGGAGCCGCCGCGCAGTCGAGCCGATGCTCTGTTGGCGCACGCCGAGGACTCCATGACCGAGGACGCGGTTCTGGCGGCCGCCCGCGACCGGGCCGGGGAGATCGGCGTCGGGTCGATCAGCGCCGCGGTCGGCGCGCTACTGAGCCTGCTGACCAAACTCAGCGGCGGCAAGGCGGTGGTCGAGGTGGGCACCGGCGCCGGCGTCAGCGGGCTGTGGCTGCTGTCGGGGATGGGCGAAGACGGTGTGCTGACCACGATCGACATCGAGCCCGAGCACCAGCGGACCGCCAAGCAGGCCTTCGGTGACGCCGGAATCGGGCCCGGCAGAACACGGTTCATCAGTGGCCGCGCCCAAGAGGTGCTGACCCGCCTCGCCGACGAGTCCTACGACCTGGTGTTCGTCGATGCCGACCCGATCGACCAGCCCGGCTACGTCCTGGAAGCCGTGCGGTTGCTGCGGCCCGGCGGCGTGGTCGTGGTGCACCGGGCCGCCTTGGGCGGCCGGGCCGGAGATCCGGCGGCCAACGACGCCGAGGTGCTTGCCGTGCGCGAAGCGGCCCGGCTGATCGCCGTGGACGAGCGGCTGACCCCGGCGTTGATTCCGCTGGGCGACGGCCTGTTGGCCGCCGTTCGCGACTGA
- the sigE gene encoding RNA polymerase sigma factor SigE: MERGRNRPRDARNTRGPVRVDRDSELPSPDGGPELEDVAITTLLPPVAMSHPTTHSDRYSDTDWVEQPEEPQGTAVFDATGDVAAMPSWDELVRQHADRVYRLAYRLSGNQQDAEDLTQETFIRVFRSVHNYQPGTFEGWLHRITTNLFLDMVRRRGRVRMEALPEDYDRVPADEPDPEQIYHDARLDPDLQAALDSLAPEFRAAVVLCDIEGLSYEEVGATLGVKLGTVRSRIHRGRQALRDYLAARTSQRDGLAFGGVAAG, encoded by the coding sequence ATGGAACGAGGTAGGAACCGGCCTCGAGACGCTAGGAATACGAGGGGCCCGGTGCGCGTTGACCGCGATAGTGAGCTGCCGTCGCCAGACGGCGGACCCGAGCTAGAGGACGTCGCCATAACCACTTTGCTGCCCCCGGTCGCCATGTCGCACCCGACCACCCACTCGGACCGTTACTCCGACACCGATTGGGTCGAACAGCCCGAGGAGCCGCAGGGCACCGCGGTGTTCGACGCCACCGGAGACGTTGCGGCGATGCCGTCGTGGGACGAACTGGTGCGCCAGCACGCCGACCGGGTCTACCGGCTGGCTTACCGGCTCTCCGGAAACCAGCAGGACGCAGAGGATCTCACCCAGGAGACCTTCATCCGGGTGTTCCGTTCGGTGCACAACTACCAGCCTGGAACCTTCGAGGGCTGGCTGCACCGCATCACCACCAACCTGTTCCTGGACATGGTGCGCAGGCGGGGGCGCGTCCGCATGGAGGCGCTGCCGGAGGACTACGACCGGGTGCCCGCCGACGAGCCCGACCCCGAGCAGATCTACCACGATGCGCGGCTGGACCCGGACCTGCAGGCAGCGCTGGACTCGTTGGCGCCGGAGTTCCGCGCCGCGGTCGTGCTGTGCGACATCGAAGGCCTGTCCTACGAGGAGGTCGGGGCCACGCTCGGGGTGAAGCTGGGCACCGTGCGCAGCCGCATTCACCGAGGCCGCCAGGCCCTGCGTGACTATCTCGCCGCTCGAACCAGTCAGCGCGACGGTTTGGCCTTCGGCGGCGTCGCGGCCGGCTGA
- the rseA gene encoding anti-sigma E factor RseA — protein sequence MTDRGGVFRRAFSWLPAQFASQSDAPVGAPRQFGSTEHLCSEAITAYVDGELRMNAHLRAAHHLSLCPDCAAEVEYQGRARSALRDSHPIRIPSALLGLLSQIPDSPADCSPDEPTRPMPARFDDGKPQERRKRR from the coding sequence GTGACGGACCGCGGAGGTGTCTTCCGTCGCGCATTCTCCTGGCTGCCCGCTCAGTTCGCCTCGCAAAGTGACGCGCCGGTCGGTGCCCCGCGCCAGTTCGGGTCCACCGAACATCTCTGCAGCGAGGCGATCACCGCCTACGTCGACGGCGAGCTGCGGATGAACGCCCACCTGCGCGCGGCCCACCACCTGTCGCTGTGCCCCGATTGCGCGGCCGAAGTGGAATACCAGGGCCGGGCGCGCTCGGCCCTGCGCGATTCGCATCCGATCCGGATTCCCTCCGCGCTGCTCGGCCTGTTGTCCCAGATCCCCGATTCCCCGGCCGACTGTTCGCCCGACGAGCCGACCAGGCCGATGCCCGCCCGGTTCGACGACGGCAAACCTCAAGAACGCCGTAAACGTCGGTAA
- the htrA gene encoding serine protease HtrA: MSSNNENAGGNRLAPRPVYRPPVDSASKKAFGRPDGVPGSFIPADVRPKKYREQGEFTPRDLPPDPVLKEAFSRPYGSGPSLQRHPADAGALGRNGKPDGLEDTRDPWRDPAAGAALGAPAVVPPAPRAPGEWGGRLGVRDVLFGDRISYRALATLAAIALAIGMVGGWVGRTTAQVVEAFTTSKVTLSTKGNAEEPAGRFAKVAEAIANSVVTIESVSDDQGMQGSGVVIDGKGYIVTNNHVISEAANNPSKFKTTVVFNDGKEVLANLVGRDPKTDLAVLKVDNVDNLSVARLGDSDKIRVGDEVIAAGAPLGLRSTVTHGIISAVHRPVPLSGDDSDTDTVIDAVQTDASINHGNSGGALIDMDAQLVGINTAGKSLSDSASGLGFAIPVNEMKTVAEALIKDGKIVHPTLGVSARSVSNAIASGAQIANVKVGSPAEKGGMLENDVVVKIGDRTVADANEFVVAVRNLTIGKEAPVEVVRDGRHVTLTVTPTPDG; encoded by the coding sequence GTGAGCTCCAACAACGAGAACGCCGGCGGTAACCGCTTGGCGCCGCGACCCGTCTACCGGCCCCCTGTGGACAGTGCGTCCAAAAAGGCCTTCGGCCGGCCCGACGGGGTGCCCGGTTCTTTCATTCCCGCCGACGTACGGCCCAAGAAGTACCGTGAACAGGGCGAGTTCACCCCGCGTGACCTGCCGCCGGACCCGGTGCTCAAAGAGGCCTTCAGTCGGCCCTACGGCAGCGGCCCCTCGTTGCAGCGCCATCCTGCCGACGCCGGCGCGCTGGGCCGCAACGGCAAACCGGACGGGCTGGAAGACACCCGCGACCCGTGGCGTGACCCCGCCGCCGGCGCCGCACTGGGTGCGCCGGCCGTGGTCCCGCCCGCACCGCGGGCGCCCGGCGAGTGGGGTGGCCGCCTCGGCGTGCGCGACGTGCTGTTCGGCGACCGGATCTCCTACCGGGCGCTGGCCACGCTGGCCGCGATTGCGCTGGCGATCGGCATGGTCGGCGGCTGGGTCGGACGTACCACCGCGCAGGTCGTCGAGGCATTCACGACGTCGAAGGTGACGCTGTCCACCAAGGGCAACGCCGAGGAGCCGGCCGGGCGGTTCGCCAAGGTCGCCGAAGCCATCGCGAATTCCGTGGTGACCATCGAGTCGGTCAGCGACGACCAGGGCATGCAGGGCTCCGGGGTGGTGATCGACGGCAAGGGCTACATCGTCACCAACAACCACGTGATCTCCGAAGCCGCCAACAACCCCAGCAAGTTCAAGACCACGGTGGTGTTCAACGACGGCAAAGAGGTGCTGGCCAACCTGGTCGGTCGCGACCCGAAGACCGACCTGGCCGTGCTCAAGGTCGACAACGTCGACAACCTGTCGGTGGCCCGTCTCGGTGACTCCGACAAGATCCGGGTCGGTGACGAGGTGATCGCGGCGGGCGCTCCGCTGGGCCTGCGCAGCACCGTGACCCACGGCATCATCAGCGCCGTACACCGGCCCGTGCCGCTCTCCGGCGACGACTCCGACACCGACACCGTCATCGACGCGGTGCAGACCGACGCCTCGATCAACCACGGCAACTCCGGCGGTGCGCTGATCGACATGGATGCCCAGCTGGTCGGGATCAACACCGCCGGAAAGTCGTTGTCCGACAGCGCCAGCGGGCTGGGATTCGCGATCCCGGTCAATGAGATGAAGACCGTGGCCGAGGCGCTGATCAAGGACGGCAAGATCGTGCACCCCACGTTGGGGGTCAGCGCTCGCTCGGTCAGCAACGCCATCGCGTCCGGCGCGCAGATCGCCAACGTCAAGGTGGGCAGCCCCGCGGAGAAGGGCGGCATGCTGGAGAACGACGTGGTGGTCAAGATCGGCGATCGCACCGTTGCCGACGCCAACGAATTCGTCGTGGCGGTCCGCAATCTGACCATCGGCAAGGAAGCCCCGGTCGAGGTGGTCCGGGACGGGCGCCATGTGACGCTGACGGTGACCCCCACCCCCGACGGTTAG
- the tatB gene encoding Sec-independent protein translocase protein TatB, whose product MFANVGWGEMLVLVVIGLVVLGPERLPGAIRWTAGALRQARDYVTNATDQLREEIGPEFDDLRAPLSELQKLRGMTPRAALTRHLLDGDDSLFTAVGSLAAEPRPKPLTPAVVPEPGGPAPFDTDAT is encoded by the coding sequence ATGTTCGCGAATGTCGGCTGGGGCGAGATGCTCGTCCTCGTGGTGATCGGGCTGGTGGTCCTGGGCCCGGAGCGGCTGCCGGGAGCCATCCGGTGGACCGCCGGCGCGCTGCGCCAGGCCCGCGACTACGTCACCAACGCCACCGACCAGCTACGCGAAGAGATCGGTCCGGAGTTCGACGACCTTCGGGCGCCGCTGAGCGAACTGCAGAAGTTGCGCGGCATGACACCGCGCGCCGCGCTGACCCGGCATCTGCTCGATGGCGACGATTCACTGTTCACCGCGGTCGGTTCGCTGGCCGCAGAGCCTCGCCCGAAGCCGCTGACACCGGCCGTGGTGCCCGAGCCGGGGGGACCGGCTCCCTTCGACACCGACGCGACCTAG
- a CDS encoding Mrp/NBP35 family ATP-binding protein translates to MSENHDETAALHDAIYAALGNVLDPDIRRPITDLGMVKSIEIADDRSVHVTVYLTIAGCPMKAEITNNVTTAINDVPGTGPVKVSLDVFSDEQRAELRKQLRGDAREPVIPFAQPGSLTKVYAIASGKGGVGKSSVTVNLAVALAERGMSVGVLDADIYGHSVPRMMGVTALPTQVDSMIMPPIGYGVKVISIAMFTQGNTPVVWRGPMLHRALQQFLADVYWGDLDVLLLDLPPGTGDIAISVAQLVPSAEILVVTTPQQAAAEVAERAGAIALQTRQQVVGVVENMAGLAMPDGSTMHLFGEGGGERVAERLTRAMGRDVPLLGQVPIDSEMVTGGDSGSPVVLSPDSVAGKELRRVADQLATRRRGLVGMSLGLDTGGSQR, encoded by the coding sequence ATGTCCGAGAATCACGATGAGACTGCGGCCCTGCACGACGCGATCTATGCAGCGCTGGGCAATGTGCTGGACCCCGATATCCGGCGTCCCATCACCGATCTGGGCATGGTCAAGAGCATCGAGATCGCGGACGACCGCAGTGTGCACGTCACGGTCTACCTGACGATCGCCGGCTGTCCGATGAAAGCCGAGATCACCAACAACGTCACCACCGCGATCAACGACGTGCCCGGCACCGGACCCGTCAAGGTCAGCCTGGATGTCTTCAGCGACGAGCAGCGCGCCGAGCTGCGCAAACAGCTGCGTGGCGACGCTCGGGAACCGGTCATCCCGTTCGCCCAGCCGGGCTCGCTGACCAAGGTGTACGCGATCGCCTCGGGCAAGGGCGGGGTCGGCAAATCCAGTGTGACGGTCAACCTCGCGGTCGCGCTGGCCGAACGCGGTATGTCCGTCGGGGTGCTCGACGCCGACATCTACGGCCACTCGGTACCACGGATGATGGGCGTCACCGCCCTGCCCACCCAGGTCGACTCGATGATCATGCCGCCGATCGGATACGGCGTGAAGGTGATCTCGATTGCGATGTTCACCCAGGGCAACACACCGGTGGTGTGGCGGGGCCCGATGCTGCACCGGGCGTTGCAGCAGTTCCTGGCCGACGTGTACTGGGGTGACCTGGACGTGCTGTTGCTGGATCTGCCGCCGGGCACCGGCGACATCGCGATCTCGGTGGCACAGTTGGTTCCGTCGGCCGAGATCCTGGTGGTGACGACGCCGCAGCAGGCGGCCGCGGAGGTGGCCGAGCGGGCCGGGGCGATCGCACTGCAGACCCGCCAGCAGGTCGTCGGAGTGGTGGAGAACATGGCCGGACTGGCCATGCCCGACGGGTCCACCATGCACCTGTTCGGCGAGGGCGGCGGCGAGCGGGTCGCCGAGCGGCTGACCCGGGCGATGGGCCGTGACGTGCCGCTGCTGGGTCAGGTGCCGATCGACAGCGAGATGGTGACCGGCGGCGACTCCGGATCCCCGGTGGTGCTCTCGCCGGACTCGGTGGCGGGCAAGGAGCTGCGCCGAGTCGCCGATCAGCTGGCCACCCGCCGACGCGGGCTGGTGGGGATGTCGCTGGGCTTGGACACCGGGGGCTCCCAGCGCTGA
- a CDS encoding lytic transglycosylase domain-containing protein, giving the protein MPTGGGAAERVSRAARLRRAARSALRPAFGLTFITPLVFAGAVGATPRSPSTSLPLRNAAVTPLAASVHTSSTGHSSGPSVVAVRRPQANLHVAAGAPSAPPAAVVYAPGTLGIPKTALAAYQNAEQQMAVADPQCGISWNLLAGIGRIESGHANGGATDVRGNVLQPIYGPALDGTLPGNEVIVASSAPGRVVYARALGPMQFLPGTWSRYAADGDGDGRADPQNVYDATLAAARYLCSGGMNLREQSQVLTAILRYNNSMAYAENVMGWAAAYATGVAPVDLPPIVGPAPPIADLHLEHLEHPEGLGPESLSMHGMSQVNHPAESSLIDLGQPSLETQLANMPWLPPWMTSPEQQQQQQLPRPAAACRMICLEPQAAPAPPAPPNGVPPAPFGPPEAPPAPPAPMPAYAVAPSPPDVPGAPPPQAPAGAPQDGAQAVPPA; this is encoded by the coding sequence GTGCCAACAGGGGGCGGCGCAGCGGAACGCGTGTCCCGCGCTGCCAGATTGCGGCGGGCGGCCCGCTCAGCCCTGCGGCCCGCCTTCGGCCTGACGTTCATCACCCCGCTGGTGTTCGCCGGCGCCGTAGGTGCCACGCCCCGCTCTCCGTCGACCTCGCTGCCGTTGCGCAATGCCGCGGTCACCCCGCTGGCGGCTTCGGTGCACACATCCTCGACCGGCCACTCCTCGGGCCCCTCCGTCGTCGCGGTACGCCGCCCGCAGGCGAACCTGCACGTCGCCGCGGGCGCACCGTCGGCGCCGCCGGCAGCGGTCGTCTATGCGCCGGGCACCTTGGGGATCCCCAAGACCGCGCTGGCCGCCTACCAAAACGCCGAACAGCAGATGGCGGTCGCCGATCCCCAATGCGGGATCAGCTGGAACCTGCTGGCCGGGATCGGGCGCATCGAATCCGGGCACGCCAACGGCGGGGCCACCGATGTGCGCGGCAACGTGCTGCAGCCGATCTACGGACCGGCGCTGGACGGCACCCTGCCCGGAAACGAAGTCATCGTGGCCAGCAGCGCCCCGGGACGCGTCGTCTACGCCCGCGCACTGGGCCCGATGCAATTCCTGCCCGGAACCTGGTCGCGGTACGCCGCCGACGGCGACGGCGACGGGCGAGCGGACCCGCAGAACGTCTACGACGCGACGTTGGCAGCAGCACGCTACCTGTGCAGCGGCGGGATGAACCTGCGCGAACAGTCACAGGTCCTGACCGCGATCCTGCGCTACAACAACTCGATGGCCTACGCGGAGAACGTGATGGGCTGGGCGGCGGCTTACGCCACCGGGGTGGCCCCCGTCGACCTGCCGCCGATCGTAGGCCCGGCACCGCCGATCGCGGACCTGCACCTGGAGCACCTGGAACACCCGGAAGGGCTCGGGCCCGAGTCGCTCAGCATGCACGGGATGTCCCAGGTCAACCACCCCGCCGAATCGTCGCTGATCGATCTGGGCCAGCCGAGTTTGGAGACCCAGCTGGCGAATATGCCCTGGCTGCCGCCGTGGATGACCTCGCCCGAGCAGCAACAGCAACAGCAGCTGCCGCGCCCCGCGGCGGCCTGCCGGATGATCTGCCTGGAGCCCCAAGCCGCGCCGGCCCCACCAGCGCCGCCCAACGGTGTCCCGCCGGCCCCCTTCGGTCCCCCGGAAGCCCCGCCGGCCCCGCCTGCGCCGATGCCGGCCTACGCCGTCGCACCGTCGCCGCCGGACGTCCCGGGCGCGCCGCCACCCCAGGCGCCTGCCGGTGCACCCCAGGACGGAGCGCAGGCCGTCCCCCCGGCCTGA
- a CDS encoding DUF1003 domain-containing protein produces MTDRSTSQRLSTPRTSRFPSLNMDPDALGRFTESVARFFGTGRYLAIQTILVVGWILLNVYAIRFQWDPYPFILLNLAFSTQAAYAAPLILLAQNRQENRDRVSLDEDRRRAAQTKADTEYLARELASLRLAVGEVATRDYLHHELERVRELLETLRPDPDPAAPEPAQRPS; encoded by the coding sequence GTGACCGACCGCTCGACATCGCAGCGGCTGTCCACGCCGCGCACCTCGCGGTTCCCCAGCTTGAACATGGATCCCGACGCGCTGGGCCGGTTCACCGAATCGGTGGCACGGTTCTTCGGCACCGGGCGCTACCTGGCCATCCAGACCATATTGGTGGTCGGCTGGATCCTGCTGAACGTCTACGCGATCCGATTCCAGTGGGACCCCTACCCGTTCATCCTGCTCAACCTGGCGTTTTCCACCCAGGCCGCCTACGCCGCGCCGCTGATCCTGCTGGCCCAGAACCGGCAGGAGAACCGCGACCGGGTCAGCTTGGACGAGGACCGCCGCCGCGCCGCACAGACCAAAGCCGACACCGAGTACCTGGCCCGGGAACTGGCGTCACTGCGCCTGGCGGTCGGTGAGGTTGCCACCCGCGACTACCTGCACCATGAGCTCGAGCGGGTCCGGGAACTGCTGGAGACCCTGCGTCCAGACCCCGATCCCGCCGCCCCGGAGCCCGCTCAACGGCCGTCCTGA
- a CDS encoding magnesium transporter MgtE N-terminal domain-containing protein: MASSNRVYAARLARMLVLGPFGESVGRVRDVVVSLSIVRQQPRVLGLVVELPTRRRIFVPILRVASIEPNAVTLNTGTVSLRKFNQRPGEALVLGQVLDTKVRVTDPELPELAGVDVAITDLAIEQSRTRDWLVTRIAVRHSRRLGRRAAVHIVDWHNVQGLTPSALAMPGQGVAQLLQQFEGWRPIEVADAIRELPPKRRYEVINALDNARLADILQELPEERQAVVLAQLGTDRAADVLEEMDPDDAADLLGVMNPTEAETLLARMDPDDSDPVRRLLEHSPDTAGGLMTSNPVVLTADTSVAEALARVRDPDLTPALSSLVFVTRAPTATPTGRYLGSVPLQQLLRVPPAELIGGFVDSDLPALNPEVSLAELTRYFAAYNLVCGPVLDEQNHLLGAVTVDDVLDHLLPDDWRETPEPDLGPKLAGRPS, encoded by the coding sequence ATGGCGTCGAGCAACAGGGTTTACGCAGCGCGGCTTGCGAGGATGCTGGTGCTAGGCCCGTTCGGCGAATCTGTCGGTCGGGTCCGCGATGTGGTCGTCAGTCTCAGTATCGTGCGTCAGCAGCCGCGTGTGCTGGGCCTGGTAGTCGAACTCCCTACTCGCAGACGCATCTTCGTGCCGATTCTGCGGGTCGCGTCGATCGAACCCAACGCGGTCACCCTCAACACCGGAACGGTGTCACTGCGCAAGTTCAACCAGCGGCCCGGTGAGGCACTGGTGCTCGGCCAGGTTTTGGACACCAAGGTCCGGGTCACCGACCCGGAGCTGCCGGAGCTGGCCGGCGTCGATGTGGCGATCACCGACTTGGCCATCGAACAGAGCCGCACGCGCGACTGGCTGGTCACCCGGATCGCGGTGCGGCATTCCCGGCGGCTGGGCCGGCGCGCCGCCGTCCACATCGTGGACTGGCACAACGTGCAGGGCCTCACCCCGTCCGCGCTCGCGATGCCCGGGCAGGGCGTGGCGCAGCTGCTGCAGCAGTTCGAGGGCTGGCGGCCGATCGAGGTCGCCGACGCCATCCGCGAGCTGCCGCCCAAGCGCCGCTACGAGGTGATCAACGCGCTGGACAACGCACGGCTGGCCGACATCCTGCAGGAGCTCCCGGAGGAACGTCAGGCCGTCGTACTGGCCCAGCTGGGCACCGATCGGGCCGCCGACGTGCTGGAGGAGATGGACCCCGACGACGCCGCGGACCTGCTGGGCGTGATGAACCCCACCGAGGCCGAGACGCTGCTGGCCAGGATGGACCCCGACGACTCCGACCCGGTGCGCCGACTGCTGGAGCACTCCCCTGACACCGCAGGAGGCCTGATGACCTCCAACCCGGTGGTGCTGACCGCCGACACCTCGGTCGCCGAGGCCTTGGCCCGGGTGCGCGACCCCGACCTGACTCCGGCGCTGTCGTCGCTGGTTTTCGTGACACGGGCTCCCACCGCCACCCCGACCGGCCGCTACCTGGGCTCCGTCCCGCTGCAGCAGCTGCTGCGGGTGCCGCCGGCCGAACTCATCGGCGGGTTCGTCGACTCCGACCTTCCGGCATTGAACCCGGAGGTGTCCCTGGCGGAGCTGACCCGCTACTTCGCCGCCTACAACCTGGTCTGCGGACCGGTGCTCGACGAACAGAACCACCTGCTGGGCGCGGTGACGGTCGACGACGTGCTGGATCACCTGCTGCCGGATGATTGGCGCGAAACCCCCGAGCCCGACCTGGGGCCGAAACTCGCCGGGAGGCCGTCGTGA
- a CDS encoding HpcH/HpaI aldolase/citrate lyase family protein has protein sequence MTNVYRPRRTCLSVPGSSQKMIDKAKGLSADEVFLDLEDAVAPAAKEQARGLAAQALTARDWTAPLLGVRVNDWTTPWTHADLIEVVSAVGAAGSRLDVIVLPKVSDASHVQALDLLLTQLETIHGLPVGQIGVDAQIEDARGLMNINAIAAAPRVQALVLGPADLMASLNTRTLEVGEQPEGYTEGDAYHHVLMTILVAARAHGVAAVDGPYLKVRDVEAFRRVAGRSAALGYDGKWVLHPDQIAAGNEIFSPRQSEYDHAELILEAYAWHTSQAGGARGAVMLGDEMLDEASRKMALVVAGKGRAAGMRREAPPFTPPA, from the coding sequence GTGACCAACGTGTATCGCCCCCGCCGTACTTGCCTATCGGTGCCTGGCAGCAGCCAGAAGATGATCGACAAGGCCAAGGGTCTGTCCGCCGACGAGGTCTTTCTCGACTTGGAGGACGCCGTCGCTCCAGCGGCCAAAGAGCAGGCTCGGGGCCTGGCCGCCCAAGCGCTGACCGCGCGGGACTGGACGGCCCCGTTGCTGGGGGTGCGGGTCAACGACTGGACCACACCGTGGACCCATGCCGACCTGATCGAGGTGGTCTCGGCGGTCGGTGCCGCTGGCAGCCGACTCGACGTGATCGTGCTGCCGAAGGTGTCCGACGCCTCGCATGTGCAGGCCCTCGATCTGTTGCTCACCCAGCTGGAGACCATCCACGGGCTGCCGGTCGGGCAGATCGGTGTCGACGCCCAGATCGAGGATGCCCGCGGCCTGATGAACATCAACGCGATCGCCGCGGCGCCGCGGGTGCAGGCGCTGGTGCTCGGTCCGGCCGACCTGATGGCCAGCCTCAACACCCGCACCCTGGAGGTCGGTGAGCAGCCCGAGGGCTATACCGAGGGCGACGCCTACCACCACGTGTTGATGACGATCCTGGTGGCGGCGCGCGCCCACGGGGTCGCCGCCGTCGACGGGCCGTATCTGAAAGTGCGTGACGTCGAGGCGTTCCGGCGGGTGGCCGGCCGCTCGGCCGCGCTCGGTTACGACGGCAAATGGGTGCTGCATCCCGACCAGATCGCGGCGGGCAATGAGATCTTCAGCCCGCGTCAGTCCGAGTACGACCATGCCGAGCTGATCCTGGAGGCCTATGCGTGGCACACCTCGCAAGCCGGCGGTGCCCGCGGTGCGGTGATGCTCGGTGACGAGATGCTCGACGAGGCCAGCCGCAAAATGGCTTTGGTGGTGGCGGGCAAGGGCCGGGCGGCCGGGATGCGTCGTGAGGCGCCGCCGTTCACACCGCCGGCCTAG